The following are from one region of the Moritella sp. 24 genome:
- the ppc gene encoding phosphoenolpyruvate carboxylase, giving the protein MSDKYAALRSNVGLLGQVLGNTIKDHLGEEFLDKIETIRQLAKSSRAGSDKDRAELLTVLRSLSDDELLPVARAFSQFLNLANIAEQFHTTSRNCAENTCVPDSIDELFAKLNNSEISKADVLSAIQNLNIDLVLTAHPTEITRRTLIHKHGAINKCLSQLELTELSSNERDVFMTRIEQLVSQAWHTNEIRTVRPTPVDEAKWGFAVVENSLWDAVPNFLRSLDKRLQDRLDYQLPIDAAPVKFTSWMGGDRDGNPFVTSTVTEEVMLTSRWMAIHLFLKDVKHLTSELSMNDCDDTLRALVGESHEPYRVLLKPLRSELTETLANLTAQLKGEQTESRDIITTTEQLRQPLLACYNSLHACGMGVIAKGALLDTIRRVECFGVSLVKLDIRQDSDRHTDVIAEVTRYLGLGDYAQWSEQDKQAFLLQELNNKRPLIPLCWQPSADVKEVLDTCRTVAKQDPEALGIYIISMARKASDVLAVQLLLKETGCPFRLPVAPLFETLDDLNNAGTVTASLLAIDWYKNYINGHQYIMIGYSDSAKDAGVIAASWAQYRSQEALVNICEEEEIKLTLFHGRGGSIGRGGAPAHAALLSQPPGSLKGGLRVTEQGEMIRFKFGLADVAEQSLNLYTSAILEANLLPPPAPEQAWRDAMDQMSADSCEEYRSYIQGHEKFVPYFRSATPELELGKLPLGSRPAKRKPNGGVESLRAIPWIFAWTQNRLMLPAWLGCTAAFKNMLESGQRETLQEMQQQWPFFNTRLEMFEMVFLKADAWLAEYYDQCLVTEDLWHLGKELRASLALATELIVSLTPETQLLDAQPWSKKSIELRNPYTDPLNILQAELLSRARSSEEVNPDIEQALMVSIAGVAAGMRNTG; this is encoded by the coding sequence ATGTCAGATAAATATGCAGCGTTACGAAGTAATGTCGGCTTATTGGGCCAAGTACTAGGGAATACAATCAAGGATCATCTTGGAGAAGAGTTCTTAGATAAGATTGAAACCATTCGCCAACTAGCTAAATCATCTCGTGCGGGTAGCGATAAAGACCGTGCAGAATTACTCACCGTACTACGTAGTCTCTCTGATGATGAGCTATTACCAGTAGCGCGTGCGTTTAGCCAATTCTTAAATCTTGCAAATATCGCAGAGCAGTTCCACACAACATCACGTAATTGTGCAGAGAACACCTGTGTGCCAGATTCTATCGATGAATTATTTGCCAAGCTAAATAACTCAGAGATCAGCAAAGCAGACGTATTATCTGCAATACAAAATCTAAATATCGATTTAGTACTGACTGCGCATCCGACCGAAATTACACGTCGAACACTGATTCACAAACATGGTGCAATTAATAAATGCCTAAGCCAGTTAGAACTAACTGAACTAAGCAGCAACGAGCGCGATGTATTCATGACGCGTATTGAGCAGCTAGTATCCCAAGCTTGGCATACCAATGAGATCAGAACTGTACGCCCTACTCCAGTCGATGAAGCCAAATGGGGCTTTGCGGTTGTCGAAAATTCATTATGGGATGCGGTACCAAATTTCTTACGCAGTCTTGATAAACGCTTACAAGACCGTTTAGATTATCAGTTACCTATCGATGCTGCGCCAGTTAAGTTTACGTCTTGGATGGGTGGAGACCGTGACGGTAACCCATTTGTAACGTCGACAGTAACTGAAGAAGTAATGCTAACAAGTCGCTGGATGGCAATTCACTTATTCTTGAAAGATGTAAAACATCTAACAAGTGAATTATCCATGAACGATTGCGACGACACATTACGTGCTTTAGTCGGTGAAAGTCATGAACCATACCGTGTATTACTAAAACCATTACGCAGCGAACTAACAGAAACATTAGCAAACCTAACTGCACAATTAAAAGGTGAGCAAACTGAAAGTCGTGACATCATCACGACAACAGAACAACTACGCCAACCGTTATTAGCTTGTTATAACTCACTACACGCTTGTGGTATGGGTGTGATTGCTAAAGGTGCATTATTAGATACAATTCGCCGCGTTGAATGTTTCGGTGTTAGCTTAGTAAAACTTGATATTCGCCAAGACAGTGATCGTCACACAGACGTGATAGCAGAAGTAACTCGCTATCTTGGTCTGGGTGATTATGCGCAATGGAGCGAACAAGACAAACAAGCGTTCCTATTACAAGAGCTAAATAATAAACGCCCATTGATTCCACTTTGCTGGCAACCGTCGGCAGATGTAAAAGAAGTACTTGATACTTGCCGCACTGTCGCAAAACAAGATCCGGAAGCATTAGGGATTTACATCATCTCAATGGCACGTAAAGCCTCAGATGTATTAGCTGTGCAACTGCTATTAAAAGAGACAGGCTGCCCATTCCGTTTACCTGTAGCGCCTTTATTCGAGACCTTAGATGATCTGAATAATGCAGGAACAGTAACAGCAAGTTTACTTGCGATTGATTGGTATAAAAACTACATCAATGGCCATCAATACATCATGATCGGTTATTCTGATTCGGCTAAAGATGCCGGTGTAATTGCGGCATCATGGGCACAATATCGTTCTCAAGAAGCCTTAGTTAATATCTGCGAAGAAGAAGAAATCAAACTAACGTTATTCCATGGTCGTGGCGGTAGCATCGGTCGTGGTGGTGCACCTGCACATGCCGCGTTATTATCGCAGCCTCCAGGTTCACTGAAAGGTGGATTACGTGTAACAGAACAAGGTGAAATGATCCGCTTTAAGTTTGGTCTTGCAGATGTAGCAGAACAAAGCTTAAACCTCTACACCAGCGCTATTCTAGAAGCGAACTTATTACCGCCGCCAGCACCAGAACAAGCTTGGCGTGACGCAATGGATCAAATGTCTGCGGATTCATGTGAAGAATACCGTTCATATATCCAAGGCCATGAGAAGTTCGTTCCTTACTTCCGTTCTGCTACACCAGAACTAGAATTAGGTAAACTACCATTAGGCAGTCGTCCAGCAAAACGTAAACCAAACGGTGGCGTAGAAAGCTTACGTGCTATCCCTTGGATCTTTGCGTGGACTCAAAACCGCTTAATGCTACCAGCTTGGTTAGGTTGTACTGCTGCGTTTAAAAACATGCTTGAGTCAGGTCAGCGTGAAACACTGCAAGAAATGCAACAACAATGGCCGTTCTTTAATACCCGTTTAGAAATGTTCGAAATGGTATTTTTGAAAGCAGATGCATGGTTAGCTGAATATTATGACCAATGCCTCGTTACTGAAGACTTATGGCATTTAGGTAAAGAACTACGCGCAAGTTTAGCCCTCGCAACAGAGCTAATTGTCAGTTTAACACCTGAAACTCAGCTATTGGATGCTCAACCTTGGAGCAAAAAATCAATCGAACTACGTAACCCGTATACCGATCCTCTTAACATTCTACAAGCAGAGCTGTTAAGCCGTGCGCGTAGCAGTGAAGAAGTGAATCCGGATATCGAGCAAGCCTTAATGGTGAGTATCGCAGGTGTTGCTGCTGGTATGCGTAACACAGGTTAA
- the metF gene encoding methylenetetrahydrofolate reductase produces the protein MSFHNAQNIEVLNQSVSELGRDINVSFEFFPPNSPAMTSTLWESINRLKSLDPKFVSVTYGANSGTRDRTHDIIKQIKHETGLIAAPHLTCIDANRQELKQIASDYWDNGIRNIVALRGDLPPGLNQPDMYAADLVALLKEVNDFDISVAAYPEVHPEAKNAQADLLALKDKIDAGADRAISQFFFDTESFLRFRDRCAAVGIDKEIVPGILPVSNYKTLCKFSKLTNVKVPNWMHSQFEGLDNDQATRNLVGASIAIDQVKVLSREGVKDFHFYTLNRADLTYAICHTLGVRPK, from the coding sequence ATGAGTTTTCACAACGCACAAAATATTGAAGTATTGAATCAAAGTGTTTCTGAATTGGGACGTGATATTAACGTTTCATTTGAATTTTTCCCGCCAAACTCACCAGCAATGACGTCTACTCTGTGGGAGTCTATTAATCGTTTAAAATCGTTAGACCCTAAATTTGTCTCTGTGACTTACGGTGCTAATTCTGGTACGCGTGATCGTACACATGATATTATTAAGCAGATTAAACATGAGACTGGCCTTATTGCTGCGCCACACCTTACTTGCATCGATGCAAACCGCCAAGAGCTGAAGCAGATTGCATCAGATTATTGGGATAACGGTATTCGCAATATTGTCGCGTTGCGTGGTGACTTACCACCGGGTTTGAATCAACCTGATATGTATGCTGCTGACTTAGTGGCTTTATTGAAAGAAGTGAATGATTTTGATATTTCGGTTGCGGCTTATCCTGAAGTTCATCCTGAAGCAAAAAATGCCCAAGCAGATTTATTAGCGCTTAAAGATAAAATTGATGCGGGTGCTGATCGCGCCATTTCCCAATTCTTTTTTGATACCGAGAGCTTTTTACGCTTTCGTGACCGCTGTGCCGCAGTTGGTATAGATAAAGAAATCGTACCGGGGATCTTACCGGTATCTAATTATAAAACCTTATGTAAGTTTTCAAAATTGACCAATGTAAAAGTGCCTAATTGGATGCACAGTCAGTTCGAAGGTTTAGATAATGATCAGGCTACTCGTAATTTAGTTGGCGCAAGTATTGCGATTGATCAAGTGAAAGTGTTATCGCGAGAAGGAGTGAAGGACTTTCATTTCTATACGTTAAACCGTGCTGATTTAACGTATGCAATCTGCCATACATTAGGTGTTAGACCAAAATAA
- a CDS encoding bifunctional aspartate kinase/homoserine dehydrogenase II, producing the protein MDAVKRSIHKFGGSSLADATCYRRVLTIISQHTNARDLIVVSAAGKTTNQLLELLQLAEDGDQAASDRLIATCEYQKKLIKELLSDELCEQLIAALQDDIHTIGHLLETSLDRYAKNQILAHGEVWSARLLAALLNQAELPADDLDSRLFLTTELAAQPIVDETLSRQKLTHCLESLTGRVVVTGFIAGDRQQRTVTLGRNGSDYSATLLAALVDAHQTTIWSDVAGVFSADPRRVKDAELQTKLSLDEAAELARLGSPVLHARTLQPVVESRQHVQLRCSYTPDEGSTQIHRRLPKGKGAKIVTSIDDLHLVDVEFSAESDYQQEYNQLIILLAQQQLSPICIKRRPTDNRVRLGYTAEIVEFALAALQEYKQQTTSAVTIEHVSGFCMVALVGSGVTDNALQSHQFYQLISEHNLTFVQTGENHLSICAVLQQVVLEPLLKELHTALFKQPRRIGVVLFGKGNIGAGWLSLFAEQMHKVPEQQNVELCLCGVYGSRGGVLDFNGLDATRVLDTFQPEPFVWEQLLSNLALHPFDELVIIDITASEAVSYYYPEFAQHGFHLISANKFAGAAKSEFYNRVQQSFSDNECHWLYNATVGAGLPIQSSMDMLQYSGDQVTAVSGIFSGTLSWLFQQYDGEVGFSQLVEQAWQQGLTEPDPREDLSGKDVQRKLLILSREAGYEMELSDIKLESLVSEELMSFKVDEFLEHCEDLDAKILRMFNKAKKQGLVLRYVARFSHKAGAQVGLEFLEPTHPFANLLPCDNIFSINSHWYRHNPLVIQGPGAGKDVTAGAIQSDLFQLCKLFSR; encoded by the coding sequence ATGGACGCAGTGAAGCGTAGTATTCATAAATTTGGTGGCAGTAGTTTAGCTGATGCTACCTGTTATCGTCGCGTGTTGACGATTATTAGTCAGCACACCAACGCTCGCGATCTTATTGTTGTTTCTGCCGCTGGCAAGACCACGAATCAATTGTTGGAGTTATTACAATTGGCTGAAGATGGTGATCAAGCTGCATCTGATCGCCTTATTGCGACGTGCGAGTACCAAAAAAAACTGATTAAAGAATTGTTAAGTGATGAATTGTGCGAACAGCTCATCGCTGCACTACAAGATGATATTCATACCATTGGTCATCTATTAGAAACAAGTCTTGATCGATATGCTAAAAATCAAATTCTTGCCCATGGTGAAGTGTGGTCTGCACGTTTATTAGCGGCATTATTAAATCAAGCTGAATTGCCAGCCGATGACTTAGACTCCCGCTTATTTTTGACTACTGAATTAGCGGCACAGCCAATTGTTGATGAAACCTTATCTCGACAGAAGCTCACTCATTGTTTAGAGAGTTTAACCGGGCGAGTTGTTGTGACTGGTTTTATTGCTGGTGATAGACAACAGCGTACAGTGACGTTAGGTCGGAATGGTTCTGATTACTCTGCAACATTATTGGCAGCATTAGTCGATGCACATCAAACGACGATTTGGAGTGATGTTGCAGGCGTATTTAGTGCTGATCCTCGTCGCGTAAAAGATGCTGAACTACAAACCAAACTGTCACTTGATGAAGCAGCTGAGCTAGCGCGTTTAGGCTCTCCGGTATTGCATGCTCGTACATTACAACCTGTTGTTGAGAGTCGGCAGCATGTACAGTTACGTTGCAGCTACACTCCTGATGAAGGGTCAACTCAGATTCACCGTCGTTTACCAAAAGGTAAAGGCGCGAAAATTGTCACTTCGATTGATGATCTCCACTTAGTGGATGTGGAGTTTAGTGCTGAGTCTGATTACCAACAAGAATATAATCAGTTAATTATACTGTTAGCACAGCAACAGCTATCACCTATCTGTATTAAACGTCGCCCGACAGATAATCGGGTTCGATTAGGTTATACCGCTGAAATTGTTGAGTTTGCACTGGCTGCATTACAAGAATATAAGCAACAAACAACCAGTGCCGTGACAATTGAGCATGTGAGTGGTTTTTGCATGGTGGCGTTGGTCGGATCGGGTGTCACGGATAATGCCTTACAATCACATCAATTCTATCAATTAATCTCAGAGCACAATCTAACATTTGTACAAACAGGTGAGAACCACTTAAGCATTTGTGCTGTGTTACAGCAAGTGGTGCTAGAGCCTTTATTGAAAGAGTTACATACCGCGTTATTCAAACAGCCTCGACGTATTGGTGTTGTGCTATTTGGAAAAGGGAATATCGGCGCCGGTTGGTTATCCTTGTTCGCAGAACAAATGCATAAAGTGCCTGAACAACAAAATGTAGAACTGTGTTTATGCGGTGTTTATGGTTCGCGAGGCGGGGTATTAGATTTTAACGGTCTGGATGCGACAAGGGTACTAGACACCTTCCAACCTGAACCGTTTGTGTGGGAACAGCTGCTATCTAATTTAGCATTACATCCGTTTGATGAGCTTGTGATTATTGATATTACAGCGAGTGAAGCCGTTAGCTATTATTACCCTGAATTCGCACAACATGGATTCCACCTTATTTCTGCTAATAAATTTGCTGGTGCAGCAAAGAGCGAGTTTTATAACCGTGTTCAGCAAAGTTTTTCTGATAATGAATGTCATTGGTTATATAACGCAACGGTTGGTGCTGGCCTGCCGATTCAATCATCAATGGATATGCTACAGTATAGTGGCGATCAGGTTACTGCCGTAAGCGGTATTTTCTCCGGTACCCTGTCTTGGTTATTCCAGCAATATGATGGTGAGGTTGGGTTTTCGCAGTTAGTGGAGCAGGCGTGGCAACAAGGTTTAACTGAGCCAGATCCGCGTGAAGACTTATCAGGAAAAGATGTACAACGTAAATTGCTTATCTTGAGCCGTGAAGCCGGTTATGAGATGGAGTTGAGTGATATAAAGCTAGAGTCATTGGTATCTGAAGAGTTAATGAGTTTTAAGGTGGATGAGTTTTTAGAGCATTGTGAAGATTTAGACGCCAAAATATTACGCATGTTTAACAAGGCTAAAAAACAAGGGTTGGTATTGCGTTATGTGGCGAGATTCAGTCATAAAGCCGGTGCTCAAGTTGGCTTGGAGTTCTTAGAGCCTACTCACCCATTTGCAAACCTATTACCTTGCGATAATATCTTTTCTATAAACAGTCATTGGTATCGCCATAACCCATTAGTCATTCAAGGTCCAGGTGCTGGTAAAGACGTGACAGCTGGGGCAATCCAGTCTGATCTATTCCAATTGTGTAAATTATTTTCTCGTTAA
- the metJ gene encoding met regulon transcriptional regulator MetJ — protein MTKWNGEYISPYAEHGKKSEQVKKITVSIPLKVLKVLTDERTRRQINNQRHATNSELLCEAFLHAYTGQPLPEDEDLTKDKPDSIPAEAKAQMLALGINIDDYLESDD, from the coding sequence ATGACGAAGTGGAATGGCGAGTATATTAGCCCCTATGCCGAGCATGGGAAAAAGAGTGAGCAGGTCAAAAAGATTACTGTTTCAATTCCTTTGAAAGTATTAAAAGTACTAACAGATGAAAGAACTCGCCGTCAGATTAATAATCAACGTCATGCGACTAACAGTGAATTGTTATGTGAAGCATTTTTACATGCTTATACAGGTCAACCATTACCTGAAGATGAAGATTTAACGAAAGACAAGCCAGATAGTATCCCTGCAGAAGCGAAAGCACAGATGCTTGCACTCGGTATCAATATTGATGATTATTTAGAATCAGATGATTAA
- a CDS encoding RNA-binding S4 domain-containing protein translates to MSEEYEIEVIPVVVAEEPIELYKILKIENLATSGSEAKNYIADGYVYVNGEVETRKRKKIMFGDIIGFNGEAFQVMSAEELAEYDHAEEDEQQGYEDDAEYFTEEEFVDPAALASDSVATYMSENGLTESDFTEHNDVEQDVADAVEHETIVPVPVPVSVAPAAKPVVESIPVDTWEQPEKKKKKKSEAKAKQVKAVEPKSVEKKKKGRAAPFSF, encoded by the coding sequence ATGTCTGAAGAATATGAAATTGAAGTTATCCCTGTTGTTGTTGCTGAAGAACCAATTGAATTATATAAAATTTTAAAAATTGAAAATCTAGCGACATCAGGCAGTGAAGCGAAAAACTATATTGCAGACGGTTATGTGTATGTGAATGGTGAAGTTGAAACACGCAAACGTAAAAAGATTATGTTTGGCGATATCATCGGCTTTAATGGTGAAGCTTTTCAAGTAATGTCAGCGGAAGAGCTTGCTGAATATGATCATGCCGAAGAAGACGAACAGCAAGGTTATGAAGATGATGCTGAATACTTCACTGAAGAAGAGTTTGTTGATCCTGCTGCTCTAGCGTCTGATTCTGTTGCAACATACATGTCAGAAAATGGTCTTACAGAAAGCGACTTCACAGAGCATAATGATGTTGAGCAAGATGTTGCTGACGCTGTAGAACACGAGACTATTGTACCTGTACCTGTACCTGTATCGGTAGCGCCGGCTGCCAAGCCTGTTGTTGAAAGCATTCCTGTTGATACTTGGGAACAGCCTGAAAAGAAGAAAAAGAAAAAATCTGAAGCTAAAGCTAAACAAGTAAAAGCAGTTGAACCGAAATCTGTTGAGAAAAAGAAAAAAGGCCGTGCGGCACCTTTTAGTTTTTAA
- a CDS encoding malic enzyme-like NAD(P)-binding protein, translating into MSDLRQQALDYHANPKPGKIAIQLTTSAETADDLSLAYSPGVAEPVREIAANPDDAYKYTAKGNLVAVISNGTAILGLGNLGPLASKPVMEGKALLFKRFADIDSIDIEVKHRTSEEFIDTVANIADTFGGINLEDIKAPECFEIEKALISRCKIPVFHDDQHGTAIVTAAGMINALDVQGKDITEAVIVCMGAGAAAIACMELLISCGAQREKIYMLDRKGVIHTRRDDINEYKQRFANNTDKRTLQDAINGADVFVGVSGPNVLSADDVKLMADNPIIFACSNPDPEIKPELAHAARQDLIMATGRSDYPNQVNNVLCFPFIFRGALDSRASVINEAMKVAAVHAIRKIAKEEVPESVLIASGATSLEFGKEYIIPKPMDPRLLPRVARAVALAAVETGVSRIELPENYML; encoded by the coding sequence ATGTCAGACCTCAGACAGCAAGCATTGGATTACCATGCGAACCCTAAACCAGGCAAAATTGCTATTCAACTCACTACGTCGGCAGAAACAGCTGATGATCTTTCTTTAGCATATAGCCCAGGTGTTGCAGAGCCAGTGCGAGAAATTGCAGCTAATCCTGATGATGCTTACAAATATACTGCAAAAGGTAACCTTGTTGCGGTTATCTCAAATGGTACCGCTATTTTAGGCTTAGGTAATTTAGGCCCATTAGCGTCTAAACCTGTGATGGAAGGTAAAGCGTTATTGTTTAAACGTTTTGCTGATATTGATTCGATTGATATTGAAGTTAAGCACCGCACATCAGAAGAATTTATTGATACGGTTGCTAATATTGCCGATACATTCGGTGGTATTAATCTAGAAGATATTAAAGCGCCAGAATGTTTTGAAATTGAAAAAGCACTGATTTCTCGTTGTAAGATCCCTGTATTCCATGATGATCAACATGGTACTGCGATTGTTACTGCCGCGGGTATGATCAATGCGTTAGATGTTCAAGGTAAAGATATCACTGAAGCAGTTATTGTTTGTATGGGCGCGGGTGCTGCGGCAATTGCCTGTATGGAATTATTGATTTCATGTGGTGCACAACGTGAAAAAATCTACATGTTAGATCGTAAAGGTGTGATTCATACTCGCCGCGATGACATTAACGAATATAAGCAGCGTTTTGCGAATAATACTGATAAACGTACATTACAAGATGCAATTAATGGTGCAGACGTATTTGTTGGTGTGTCTGGCCCAAATGTACTATCTGCTGATGATGTTAAGTTAATGGCTGATAACCCTATTATTTTTGCATGTTCAAACCCAGATCCAGAAATCAAACCTGAATTAGCACATGCTGCTCGCCAAGATTTGATCATGGCAACAGGCCGTTCGGATTACCCAAACCAAGTTAATAACGTATTATGTTTCCCGTTTATTTTCCGTGGCGCATTAGACTCGCGTGCGAGTGTGATTAATGAAGCGATGAAAGTAGCTGCGGTACATGCAATCCGTAAAATTGCGAAAGAAGAAGTACCTGAATCAGTATTAATTGCATCAGGCGCAACATCATTGGAATTTGGTAAAGAGTATATTATTCCAAAACCAATGGACCCTCGTTTATTGCCACGTGTTGCACGTGCTGTTGCATTGGCTGCGGTAGAGACGGGCGTATCACGTATCGAACTACCTGAAAATTACATGCTATAA